In the Natrinema sp. CBA1119 genome, CCGACCGAAGTGCGCTCGGACCGTACCGAGTACCGGGCCGGCGCGATACCGAGCCGTCGAAGGGAACGCCAACGAACCCAACGTCGATATCGGGGGTGAGCCCCTCTGGTTCGGCCGTCTCGGCACCGAGGAAGGTGTCGATACCGGCGTAGGAGAGTTCTGGAAGTCGATTCGTCGGTTTAGTGATGTCGTTCGTCATTGGTGGATACTGTGTTAGTTGGTTGGTTGCTGTTCGATACGTCACTGTGCGAGAATCGCTCACTCAGTCCCATACCCCTCCTGTCATGCGATCGACGGCGGTCATGAGGACGAACGTCGCCACGATGAATATCAGACTCACGGCCGCGATGACCGGTGAGTAGGTGTACCGGAGACTGGTGAAAATCTGGATCGGGATCGTCTGGAACGAGAACCCGGAAATCAGCCAGCTGATGATGTACTCGTTGAGCGAGAGGATGAACGCGAAGATCGCTCCCGCAAAGACGTTCGCCCGTAGCAAGGGGAGCGTCACCGTTCGGATCACGGTGAGCGGTTGCGAACCGAGATCGCGAGCCGCTTCCTCGTAGGTCCGGTCGACATCGTCGAGGCCTTGGGAAACGAGGATGAACGGGAACGGGGCGAAAAAGATGCTGTGGGCGACCGCGAGCGTCCACAGCTGTCCGCCGACTCCAATGGCCCCGAAGAAGATGACAAACGCTACGCCGACGATCACCGGCGGTAGGAGGGTCGGTAGCACTGCTACGCCGGTAAACGCCCAATCGAATCGGTAGTCGTATCGATCAAGCGCGAACGCTGCGGTCCCACCGATCGACGTTGCACCGAGAGCTGAGATCGTAGCGATGAGCAGACTGTTCTGCATCGCCGTGAGCCACGTGAGCGAACTGAAGAATTCCCCGTACCACCGGAGTGACACTCCTTGTGGTGGGAACTCCATGAACTCGCCCGGCGTAAACGACATGACGCCGATAACGATCAGGGGAAGCAGGATGAACCCGACTACCAGCCACGTGTACGCGCCGAGTAGCGCTTTGATGATCGCGTCGCGGCTAGTCCAGCGATTTGCTGTCACGCATCGCCACCTCCGTTGCCGAGTTCGAACGTCCCGACGCCGGTGAGTCGGACGGTTACCAGGACTAGGAGGACGACGACGAGCATCAGGACGATGCTCAGTGCCGCTGCGAACGGGACGTTCGATTCGATGGTCACCTGATTGCCGATGACGACGGCCAACGTCCACTGCGGTGGGCTACCGAGAATGCGCGGAAGGACGTACACGCCCAGCGAAAGGACGAACACCAGCAACGATCCGCTGACGATGCCGCTTTTCGTCAAGGGGAGCGTCACATGACGGAACGTCGTGACCGGACCGGCACCGAGATTCTTCGATGCTTCAAGTAACTCAGTATCGACGTTCTTGATACTCGTGTACAGTGTCAACACCATGAACGGTAAAAACACGTACACCATGCTAACGACGAGAGCCCAATAGCCCGGGACAAACGAGACGGGTTCGTCTAACAGGCCCACACCGGCGGCGGCAACGGGAATCACCCCGTCACTGCTCAGCATCACCGCCCATGCGTAGCCCCGAATGATGAACGTGAGCCATAAGCTCGAGACGATGATGGTCAGCACGGTCCGTCGAACCCGCGAGCGACGCGTTCTGGCCAATCGATACGCGAGTGGATATCCGAGTAGCAACGAAACGATAGTCGTCATCGCTGCGATTCGGAGCGTGAAGACGAGCCGATCCAGGTACAGCGGCTCCCGTCCCAACCGCAGGTAGTTCGCCAGCGTCAGCGTCCGCTCGAGGTAGCCGCCGCTAACGTTCGTATAGAAGCTGTATACGAACAACAGGCAGAAGGGGACCAGAAATAGCAACACGAGTACCGTAGCCGGGTACGAAGCGACGAGATACTTCGTCTGCGGTACCCTCCCGGTCCAACCCGTTGCTTCCGGGGTATCGGTCCCGTGAGACATCAATCAGTCACCACCAGACAGTCCTCGGCGTCGATCCCGACGGTGACCTGACTACCGGTCGTCGGCGACGGGCCGTCCGGCGTGACTATGCCGACTGCCTCGGTTCCGGTGGGGAGCGAGATATGGCACTCCACGTGGTCGCCTAAGAACCGGCTCACTTCCACGTTGCCCTCGATGACATTCGAAGCTTCGGTAGTCGTCTCTACACGGGTATGTTCGGGACGAACAACGACGCTAACCGTCTCACCGACGGTGACGCCGTCGTGTGGTGTCGCCAGGATTTCGAACGCGCCACAGTCGACGGTGAGTTTCTCGGGAGACTGATCGACGACGGTCCCGTCGAAGATGTTTGCAGTTCCGACGAAATCGGCGACAAACCGCGTTTCCGGCCGATTGTATACTTCCTGAGGCGTTCCAACCTGATCGAATTGGCCGTCGTTCATCACCGCGATTCGGTCCGACATCGTCAGCGCCTCTTTCTGATTGTGGGTTACCAATACAGTCGTGATCCCGACGCGTTCCTGGATGCGACGCAGTTCGACCTGCATGCTCTCGCGGAGTTTCTTGTCGAGACTCGCGAGTGGTTCGTCCAGTAACAACACTTCTGGCTCCGGGGCGAGCGCGCGAGCGAGGGCGACGCGCTGTTGCTGGCCGCCCGAGAGCTGTTCGGGGTCGCGGTCGGCAAACCCCGGCAGCTCCACGAGCTCGAGCATTTCCTCGACGCGGTTCTGCGCGTCCGCTTCGTCCCAGCCGCCTCCGATGGTCAACCCGTACGCGATGTTCTCACCGACGGTCATGTGGGGAAACAGGGCGAAGTCCTGAAACACCATGCCGGTATTGCGCTCGTCGGGTGGGACGTCGGTCATGCCGTCACCGCCGATGCCGACCCTCCCGTGGGTGGGATGCTCGAAACCTGCAATCATCCGTAGCGTCGTCGTCTTGCCACAGCCCGATGGACCGACGATCGTCACAAACTCTCCGTCCTTGACGACCAATGACGCCCCCGTAACTGCCTCGACGCCGCCGGGATACACTTTATCGACACCTTCGAGAACGATGTCACTCATTGATTATGAGTTCGTTCCACTGTTGGTTGATGAACTGCTGGCGATCGACGTACATCTCGAAGTTCGGCGTGATGGCCGCCTCCAGTCCGGGTCCGGCAATTTTCTGGTACGTCTCGTCGTCCAGGTTCGAGTGTTGTGCCTCTATCGTCGGGACCGTGTACAGATTCTCGGAGACCCGGTCCTGGACCTCCGGTTTTGAAGCGTAATCGATGAACTGTGTGACCGCATCGTGGTTTTCCGAGG is a window encoding:
- a CDS encoding ABC transporter permease encodes the protein MTANRWTSRDAIIKALLGAYTWLVVGFILLPLIVIGVMSFTPGEFMEFPPQGVSLRWYGEFFSSLTWLTAMQNSLLIATISALGATSIGGTAAFALDRYDYRFDWAFTGVAVLPTLLPPVIVGVAFVIFFGAIGVGGQLWTLAVAHSIFFAPFPFILVSQGLDDVDRTYEEAARDLGSQPLTVIRTVTLPLLRANVFAGAIFAFILSLNEYIISWLISGFSFQTIPIQIFTSLRYTYSPVIAAVSLIFIVATFVLMTAVDRMTGGVWD
- a CDS encoding ABC transporter ATP-binding protein; this translates as MSDIVLEGVDKVYPGGVEAVTGASLVVKDGEFVTIVGPSGCGKTTTLRMIAGFEHPTHGRVGIGGDGMTDVPPDERNTGMVFQDFALFPHMTVGENIAYGLTIGGGWDEADAQNRVEEMLELVELPGFADRDPEQLSGGQQQRVALARALAPEPEVLLLDEPLASLDKKLRESMQVELRRIQERVGITTVLVTHNQKEALTMSDRIAVMNDGQFDQVGTPQEVYNRPETRFVADFVGTANIFDGTVVDQSPEKLTVDCGAFEILATPHDGVTVGETVSVVVRPEHTRVETTTEASNVIEGNVEVSRFLGDHVECHISLPTGTEAVGIVTPDGPSPTTGSQVTVGIDAEDCLVVTD
- a CDS encoding ABC transporter permease — encoded protein: MSHGTDTPEATGWTGRVPQTKYLVASYPATVLVLLFLVPFCLLFVYSFYTNVSGGYLERTLTLANYLRLGREPLYLDRLVFTLRIAAMTTIVSLLLGYPLAYRLARTRRSRVRRTVLTIIVSSLWLTFIIRGYAWAVMLSSDGVIPVAAAGVGLLDEPVSFVPGYWALVVSMVYVFLPFMVLTLYTSIKNVDTELLEASKNLGAGPVTTFRHVTLPLTKSGIVSGSLLVFVLSLGVYVLPRILGSPPQWTLAVVIGNQVTIESNVPFAAALSIVLMLVVVLLVLVTVRLTGVGTFELGNGGGDA